In the Merismopedia glauca CCAP 1448/3 genome, one interval contains:
- a CDS encoding NYN domain-containing protein, protein MSSSPTNSKLLVDGYNIIGAWPKLGKLRDRHGLEVSRQKLIEALINYSACEGLDTQVVFDAHYQNKPIFSEVITHEVSVCYTDFGQTADTYIEKFCADFRYQVRQSVTRLIVATSDRTQKLVVTGYGAEWISAQRLIGELESTFKRYQTQQKSRKQPTKSFLFDSLDPKTKQRLEDLQKKGNWG, encoded by the coding sequence ATGTCCTCTTCTCCCACAAACTCTAAACTGCTAGTTGATGGCTACAATATAATTGGAGCTTGGCCCAAGTTAGGTAAGCTGCGCGATCGCCACGGATTAGAAGTATCTAGGCAAAAATTAATTGAAGCTTTGATTAACTACAGTGCTTGTGAAGGATTGGACACTCAAGTAGTCTTTGATGCTCATTACCAAAATAAGCCCATTTTTTCGGAAGTTATCACTCATGAAGTATCAGTTTGCTACACAGATTTTGGTCAAACGGCTGATACTTATATAGAGAAGTTTTGCGCTGATTTTCGCTATCAAGTACGTCAATCTGTGACTAGGTTGATTGTGGCAACATCAGATAGAACTCAAAAATTAGTAGTTACTGGTTACGGTGCTGAATGGATTTCGGCTCAACGATTGATTGGCGAACTAGAATCTACTTTCAAACGCTATCAAACTCAACAAAAATCTCGAAAACAACCAACTAAGTCTTTTTTATTCGATTCCCTAGATCCTAAAACCAAACAGAGGTTGGAAGATTTACAAAAAAAAGGGAATTGGGGTTGA
- a CDS encoding carbonic anhydrase has translation MNQKTVCACCKAINRRSFCKLIVPGVISLAILSETKPALAQKNAKALVLSCIDFPVLEAERYFLSLQNLTNQYDFTALAGASLALTGLPHPADAQAFWDQLELSYRLHHIQKVIIIDHQDCTVYADKIDPNLSQDPAKEQEVHTQYLSKAYWAIRDRYPDLNIELYFLTSKAEVNPITPIAK, from the coding sequence ATGAACCAAAAAACTGTTTGTGCTTGTTGTAAAGCTATTAATCGGCGAAGTTTTTGCAAATTAATCGTACCTGGAGTTATTTCTCTAGCTATTTTATCGGAAACAAAGCCAGCACTAGCCCAAAAAAATGCTAAAGCTTTAGTTTTAAGTTGTATTGATTTTCCAGTTTTAGAAGCAGAAAGATATTTCTTATCTTTACAAAATCTGACTAATCAGTATGATTTTACAGCTTTAGCTGGAGCTTCTCTAGCTTTAACCGGATTACCTCATCCAGCCGACGCTCAAGCCTTTTGGGATCAATTAGAGTTATCTTATCGTCTGCATCACATTCAAAAAGTGATTATCATCGATCATCAAGATTGTACTGTGTATGCTGACAAAATCGATCCTAATTTGAGCCAAGATCCTGCTAAAGAGCAAGAAGTTCACACTCAGTACCTAAGTAAAGCATATTGGGCAATACGCGATCGCTACCCCGATCTTAATATTGAACTGTACTTCCTAACATCGAAAGCTGAAGTTAATCCTATTACTCCCATAGCCAAATAG
- a CDS encoding MBL fold metallo-hydrolase gives MINLTWLDNNSWIIEIGTKKLLLDPWLVEPLVFANLEWLFKGCRGQELVPPEGVDLIVLSQGLEDHAHRPSLKLLDRQIPVVGSPNAVKVVRELGFTNVTQLQHGETFNFDNQIEIVATRGSVVGATTVENGYILKEIATDLKLYYEPHGSHPDNLQDFAPIDVVITPICDQKLPLVGAIIKGGDNALKMVQWLQPQVMLPTATSTEATYEGLIPAFLSEEGSIEGFRTSLAQNNLSTQVLTPKPLERLELNLAIRDIKP, from the coding sequence ATGATAAACCTGACTTGGCTAGATAATAATAGTTGGATCATTGAAATAGGCACAAAAAAGCTTCTTTTAGACCCTTGGCTGGTAGAACCTTTAGTATTTGCTAATTTAGAGTGGTTATTTAAAGGTTGTCGCGGTCAAGAACTTGTACCTCCAGAGGGAGTCGATTTAATTGTATTGTCTCAAGGTTTAGAAGATCATGCTCATCGTCCTAGTCTTAAACTATTAGATCGACAAATCCCTGTGGTTGGTTCTCCTAATGCGGTGAAAGTAGTCAGAGAATTAGGTTTTACTAATGTTACTCAATTGCAGCATGGAGAAACCTTTAATTTTGATAACCAAATTGAGATTGTCGCTACTCGTGGTTCTGTCGTCGGTGCGACTACGGTAGAAAATGGTTACATTCTCAAAGAGATAGCCACCGATCTGAAGTTATACTACGAACCCCACGGTTCTCACCCCGATAATCTCCAAGATTTCGCACCGATTGATGTGGTTATAACACCCATTTGCGATCAAAAATTACCTCTAGTAGGTGCAATTATTAAAGGGGGAGATAATGCTTTAAAAATGGTTCAGTGGCTGCAACCCCAAGTAATGTTACCAACAGCTACATCAACAGAAGCTACTTATGAAGGATTAATACCTGCTTTTTTAAGCGAAGAAGGCTCAATTGAAGGCTTTAGAACTTCTTTAGCTCAAAATAATTTATCTACTCAGGTTCTCACTCCCAAACCTTTAGAACGTTTAGAATTGAATCTAGCAATCCGCGATATTAAACCTTGA
- a CDS encoding energy-coupling factor ABC transporter ATP-binding protein, whose protein sequence is MSQLDTSFAIKVKNLSFAWGKDRSILQSCSLNIPQGEFWMLLGTNGSGKSTLLKLLAGLIQPQSGEVEISQPLGFVFQNPDHQLVMPSVGADVAFGLVDEKLPLPQIRQRVKEALEAVNLAHLVRRPIYALSGGQKQRVAIAGAIARRCEVLLLDEPTALLDPDSQLDLVAQVRALVKSRGLTALWVTHRLDELDYCDGAILLQKGEVVEQGNPQLLRQRFTKLEA, encoded by the coding sequence ATGAGCCAACTAGACACATCATTTGCGATTAAAGTCAAAAATTTGAGCTTTGCTTGGGGTAAAGATCGATCTATCTTACAATCCTGCTCTCTTAATATTCCCCAAGGAGAATTTTGGATGCTTTTGGGGACTAATGGTAGTGGCAAGTCTACTTTACTCAAGCTACTAGCTGGATTGATTCAACCTCAGTCAGGTGAAGTGGAAATTTCCCAACCTCTAGGATTTGTGTTTCAAAACCCAGATCATCAGTTAGTGATGCCTAGTGTCGGCGCTGACGTGGCTTTTGGATTGGTTGATGAAAAACTACCGTTACCACAAATTAGACAAAGGGTAAAGGAAGCTCTAGAAGCCGTAAATTTAGCTCATTTAGTTCGTCGTCCCATTTACGCTCTTAGTGGGGGGCAAAAGCAAAGGGTAGCTATTGCAGGAGCGATCGCCCGTCGCTGTGAAGTCCTCCTCTTGGATGAACCTACAGCTTTACTAGATCCTGACTCACAACTGGATTTAGTAGCTCAAGTTCGCGCTTTAGTCAAAAGTCGCGGATTAACGGCTTTGTGGGTCACTCATCGCTTGGACGAGTTAGATTACTGTGATGGTGCGATTTTGCTCCAAAAAGGTGAGGTGGTAGAGCAAGGTAATCCTCAATTACTGAGACAACGCTTTACAAAACTTGAAGCATAG
- a CDS encoding GNAT family N-acetyltransferase, translated as MKIRFATPDDVSLILSFIQKKSEFDRQIGAYSGVLQVTEDKIRKTIFGSIPFSYVVFVENSGVAIGFALYGFRYSSFVGQPSIWLDDLYVDKNMRSQGAGAVLMNHLAQIAKANDCTHIAWTADARNTRGLNFYHRLGAKIIEQKGDRCFFSWTSFIT; from the coding sequence ATGAAAATTCGGTTTGCTACACCTGATGATGTCTCACTAATTTTGTCATTTATTCAAAAGAAGTCGGAATTCGATCGCCAGATTGGTGCTTATTCTGGCGTGTTGCAAGTTACGGAAGATAAAATAAGGAAGACAATTTTTGGCTCGATTCCTTTTTCTTACGTTGTATTTGTCGAAAATTCAGGAGTGGCAATTGGGTTTGCTTTGTATGGATTTAGATACTCTTCTTTTGTAGGTCAACCAAGTATTTGGCTAGACGATCTATATGTAGATAAAAATATGAGAAGTCAGGGAGCAGGAGCAGTTTTGATGAATCATTTAGCTCAAATTGCTAAAGCAAATGACTGTACCCATATAGCTTGGACGGCTGATGCTCGAAATACTCGCGGACTTAATTTTTATCATCGATTAGGGGCGAAAATTATAGAGCAAAAAGGTGATCGCTGTTTCTTCAGTTGGACATCATTTATAACTTAA
- a CDS encoding DUF3616 domain-containing protein, whose amino-acid sequence MTIASLLYQVLLQFPPELGEHRDDLSAVMLTTNTNDSSESQFSLWLGSDETSTIERLSLIDNRTFGNHHTFKISDFINLPEPDDQEIDIEGLDYDETEHYLWLVGSHSWKRKKPKDDKNEAKNLERLATLTTERNRYILARIPLVNGELFQEYKFEDVNLKSIHAAKLALTKTENVLIESLKSDPHLKIFVSSKVPGKDNGFDIEGIAVKQGKIFLGLRGPVIRGWAIILEIELEETTTDTLNLKSIGEEDSLYKKHFVYLNGLGIRDLCFEGEDLLILAGATMDLDAKVKVFRLSNAVNLPDNILHKPEVITDLPHGEGEDKPEGVTLFQALSGEPSLLVVYDSPNSARLQGESNVLADVFKL is encoded by the coding sequence ATGACAATTGCATCCTTACTCTATCAAGTCTTACTTCAGTTTCCTCCAGAATTAGGAGAACACCGAGATGATTTATCAGCCGTGATGTTAACGACTAACACCAATGATTCTTCAGAAAGCCAGTTTTCTTTATGGTTAGGTTCCGATGAAACATCAACGATTGAACGTTTATCTTTAATTGATAATCGCACTTTTGGCAATCATCACACCTTTAAAATTAGCGACTTTATCAACTTACCAGAACCTGACGACCAAGAAATTGATATTGAAGGCTTAGATTATGACGAAACTGAGCATTATTTATGGCTAGTCGGTTCTCATAGTTGGAAACGTAAAAAACCTAAAGATGACAAAAATGAAGCCAAAAATCTGGAAAGATTAGCTACCTTAACCACTGAAAGGAACCGTTATATTTTAGCGAGAATACCTTTAGTAAATGGAGAATTATTCCAAGAATATAAATTTGAAGATGTCAATCTTAAATCTATTCATGCAGCTAAACTAGCGCTCACAAAAACTGAAAATGTTCTCATAGAATCTCTCAAATCCGATCCGCATTTGAAAATCTTTGTATCCTCAAAAGTCCCCGGAAAAGATAATGGATTTGATATTGAAGGAATAGCTGTCAAACAAGGAAAGATTTTTCTAGGTTTGCGAGGACCAGTTATTAGAGGTTGGGCAATAATTTTAGAGATAGAGTTAGAAGAAACTACAACTGACACGCTGAATTTAAAATCAATCGGAGAAGAAGATAGTCTATATAAAAAGCATTTTGTCTATCTCAATGGTTTGGGAATTAGAGATTTATGTTTTGAGGGAGAAGACTTACTAATTTTGGCAGGTGCGACGATGGATTTAGATGCCAAAGTCAAAGTTTTTCGACTATCTAACGCTGTAAATTTGCCCGACAATATTTTGCATAAACCGGAAGTAATTACCGACTTACCTCATGGAGAAGGAGAAGATAAACCAGAAGGAGTTACCCTATTTCAAGCTTTATCTGGAGAGCCTTCTTTACTAGTAGTATACGATAGTCCAAATTCAGCAAGACTACAAGGAGAAAGTAATGTTTTAGCAGATGTATTTAAGTTATAA